In Planctomycetota bacterium, one genomic interval encodes:
- a CDS encoding serine/threonine-protein kinase: protein MTNFHQIAGYDVIETLGKGAGSTLYSARDRHGAPFALKRVTKKTPHDQRYLDQALAEHQIASKFDHPQLRKSIKVIKLRELIRVSEIVVVMELVLGKTLEEWRPDSMLVNCRICRAVAGALKFMHDQNYVHADIKPNNIMVTHDGQVKIIDFGQSCPKGTVKERIQGTPDYIAPEQVKRQAITEQTDVFCLGATMYWMFTDKNVPTAFTRRNQQNAGVQLKTDDYKKITPPIELNPNVSPALSSLVMDCVQRKPEDRPQGMQVVIERLDMAIAQIERNRRAAMAATKAADATPPTPDRDATSTAGLDDTDAIDAAQRQAS, encoded by the coding sequence ATGACGAATTTCCATCAAATCGCAGGGTACGACGTCATTGAGACGCTGGGCAAGGGTGCGGGAAGCACGCTTTATTCAGCTCGAGATCGGCACGGCGCTCCGTTCGCACTCAAGCGGGTTACGAAGAAGACGCCGCACGATCAGAGGTATCTCGATCAGGCCCTCGCGGAACACCAGATCGCGAGCAAGTTTGATCACCCCCAGCTTCGCAAGAGCATCAAGGTGATCAAGCTGCGGGAACTGATCCGCGTCAGCGAGATCGTGGTGGTGATGGAGTTGGTGCTGGGCAAAACGCTCGAAGAGTGGCGGCCGGACTCCATGCTGGTGAACTGCCGCATTTGCCGAGCGGTCGCGGGCGCTCTGAAGTTCATGCACGACCAAAACTACGTGCACGCGGACATCAAACCCAACAACATCATGGTCACGCACGACGGCCAGGTGAAGATCATTGATTTCGGGCAGAGCTGCCCGAAAGGAACGGTTAAAGAGCGGATCCAGGGCACGCCCGACTACATCGCTCCCGAACAGGTCAAGCGTCAAGCGATCACCGAACAGACCGACGTCTTCTGCCTGGGCGCGACGATGTACTGGATGTTCACCGACAAGAACGTGCCCACCGCGTTCACCCGGCGCAACCAGCAGAACGCCGGCGTTCAACTCAAGACCGATGATTACAAGAAGATCACGCCGCCCATCGAACTGAATCCCAACGTCAGTCCCGCGCTGTCCTCGTTAGTGATGGACTGCGTCCAGCGTAAGCCGGAGGACCGGCCTCAGGGTATGCAGGTCGTGATCGAGAGGCTGGACATGGCCATCGCGCAGATCGAGCGAAACCGGCGGGCCGCGATGGCCGCGACCAAAGCGGCGGATGCCACGCCTC